The DNA sequence GTCCCAAGTCCAATCCTCCAGTAACCTTGCGCCACCATAACCACCCCTGACGGCAATAATGGCTTTACATTCTGGATTATGCCAAGCTGCTGCTAAATCTGCCCGTCTTTGGCGATCGCTCCCTGCCAAATAACCACACCAAGATTGGTAATTTTCACCCATCTCCAGCCGATAACCGCGATCGCGCCAAACCGCTATGCCTTGTTTTAGGGCATCAGTACTTTTAACTGCCCCAGACGTGGCGATCGCGATCACTAAATCGCCAGGTTGCAGCAATGGTGGCAATTGACAGGGTTTTAAGATTGCAGAGGATGATGACATCACAATAATCGTAATCGCAAGTATTCTAAATTGAAGCTTAAAGCTTGCAGTATAACCCCTGTCCGCTCAAATCTCGAACAAATAATTTCTGGACTTATGGCTTTACTCTCAAGCCAAATTTCTTGTTTGAATAAAAAGGAGCAAAAAATCTCACATTCTCTCGCTTTGCAAAGTTGCTTTATGTTAAGTTAATTTTCATAAAGTTTTAAGCTGATTTAAATAAAAGAAAATAATATGGCGTTTGAAATTCCCGATGGCATCAAAACTTGGTCACAGTTTGGTCATCCAATTCTGATGTGGGTCTTGCTAGGTCTTACTGTTTACGCATTGTATTTGGGACTGCAATATAAAAAAGTTCGCACTGCTGATAAAGAAACTAGAAAAGAGCTAGTCAAGCAGAAATTTGGTGAAAGACATCATCAAGCAGGATCGCTCCTTTTGGCTTTGATGGTTGTAGGTAATATTGGCGGGATGGCAATTACCTATATCAATAACGGTAAACTTTTTGTTGGCCCTCATCTCTTGGCGGGGTTGGGGATGACTAGTCTAATTGCAGTCTCGGCATCTTTAGTCCCTTTGATGCAGAAGGGTAATAGCCTTGCTCGTACTACTCATGTTTCCCTTAACATTGTCTTGCTAGGCTTATTTGGTTGGCAAGCAGTTACAGGAATGCAAATTGTCCAGAAAATTGTCGATAGATTAATGTCTTAATTACATCCTCGACATGTAGAAAGTCGATTTTACTGGTTTGAAGTGCGATCGCCAGTACGTTTAAATCGTTAAATCATCAATAAATTAATTAGGGAAGCCCAGCAATTACTTGAGCTGAGTTTCCCATTAGTGCTGAAAACAAATATTGAAAAAAGGTTTTAAACCGCATATTGTTGAGGATGAGTAACTTTATGCAGTTGTCTACTACTTTTGGGTGGCATAGGAAGACTGTGGCTATTGTGGAAATCCTGCTGCACTTTGTAAGTTAAACGAGGTGAGATTTGGCGTACAATTTGAGCTAATAAGCGATCGCCAGTAGCCTGAATCAAATTAGGTGAGAGTTTGCTAATAAATTGGGGAAACTCAACCTTAACTTGAAGATCTAAACCCCAGCTTACTTCAGTAATAAGTTGAGGAATGTTTGTCTGCTGGTTAAATAAACCTTTGCTTGATGTCTGACAAGCATCAACAGCTACCTCTTGTAGTTTCATTTTGGCGCGATAGTTCACTTCATATGCTTCATCACAGTCAGGCAGAGGAATAGTCTGCATTAAATAAACTCGATCCACTGGAGGATTTAACACCACAGCAATTTTTGGCTCAACTTCATAACCAAATGAACCAAATTTACCAACAGTCAGGATATAGCCGTTATCAGCCACAGGTTCGACCTTCATTGGTTGAGCGCAACGACAAAACCAGCCTTCATGAGCATCAAGATATTTAGCTACGGTGTCGAGATCACTATACATATCCATTCGGCCATTGAAACTAACTTTAAAGGCAAACGTTCTTTGTTGTTCAATAGAATCAGTATAGGTAAGCTGCATAGAGTCAGAAGAAGAAATTTCTAAAAAGGTATTTTGTGAATGATTGATAAATTTAGACTGCATGTCACTTTTTAAACTAATTTTAAACTAACGTTTTCTAGGCAATCCTTATTGTTAATATGATTACAATAAAGGGGTTAATTATTAGCTAAACACTTTTTTAGTCATATGGGTGTGATTTAGATCTTATGCGAGTATTTGTTGCAGGAGCTACAGGAAAAACGGGCCAACATATTGTTAGACAATTAATCGATAAAGATATTTCTGTCACAGCGTTAGTGAGAAATCTGGAGCAAGCTAGAACAATATTGCCTGAGACAACTAAATTAATTGAAGGAGATGTTTTAAATCCAGCTACCTTTGAGTCTAGTCTTAGTGATTGTAGCGCCTTAATTTGTGCCACTGGTGCTAGCCCCAGTTTGGATCCGACTGGGCCATATAAAGTAGATTATGAAGGAACGAAAAATTTAGTCGATGCTGCCCAAAGACAGGGCATAGAGCATTTCGTTTTAGTATCTTCTCTCTGCACTTCTAAGTTTTTTCACCCGTTAAATCTGTTTTGGCTCATCTTGTATTGGAAAAAACAGGCGGAGAATTATATTCAGGCTAGCGGTATTCCCTACACAATCGTTAGACCTGGAGGGCTAAAAGAAGAAGATAATGCTGATAACATCATTATGTCTCAGGCTGATACCCTGTTTGACGGTAGTATACCCAGACAAAAAGTAGCTCAGGTATGTGTTGAATCACTATCTCAGCCAACGGCTAAATCAGCAATAGTGGAGATAGTGGCTAGCCCAGATGCTACCAGTAAATCTTGGTCAGAGTTGTTTGCTGGTGCTATTTTAGCGTCATAAAAGCGTGGTCAAGACCACCTATAAAACCGTCAGCGATATTTGTGCCTGAAGTTCAGCGATCGCGTTTGCACCAATGACTACAGGTACTACTGCCCCCTCCACCGCAGCAGCATATCGAGGAATAGCGCTAGCAGCTAGGGGTATATGGCGATCGCTAACTATCAATCCGAGAGTGGGATCGTAACCCCGCCAACCCGCGCCAGGTAAATATACTTCTACCCAAGCATGAAGATCTCTTGACTGTTGGGTTGAATCTCCTTCCTGGTAGCCACTAACAAACCGCGCTGCAATACCGATCGCTCGGCAAACCTCCATGAATAGCACTGCATAGTCGCGACAAGAGCCTTGTTTATCCCTCCAGGTAACTCCAGCGGGAAAAGGTTCACCGATATCTCTAATGATGTACTGACAGTCTTGATAGATACGTTGATTGAGAGTAAAAAGAAAGTTGAGGGTATTTCCTTGGGTGGCGATCGCAATTTCTTGAGCAAGTTCTAAGGCTGAGCTATCCTGAACAAAGCTATAGGGACGCAAGTAGGGTTCTAATTGTTGTAAAACAGAGCTGGGATAGTCAAACGGAAGAGTAATCGCCCAAGGCTCAAGTAAGTAAGTAAAAGGATTAGTACAGCTTGTTTCTACCCTAGCTAAAGTCTGGATACTCAACTTGTTAGTTGGTCGATCGAACCACAGCTTGATTAAATTATTACCATCAAGATCGATAAAATCTGAACTTCCTTGAGTTAGGGGTAATACCGATAAAGTAAAACTCTGAAGTTGGTTAAAGCGATCGCTGCGGGGACGCAATCTCAGCAGATGAGGCTTGAGTATTACTGGCTGAGGAAAGCTGTAGATCGTTTGATGGCTTATTTGGTATAGCACAGAAGGAATCGCTTAAAGCAATAAAAGTAGTATAAATTTCTTTTCCTACCTCATTAATTGAACTTTGCATGTCGTCTAGAAACTCATGTAGCCCAGACTGAATAATATCTTCGATCGTCAAGTAACTAAGTCGAGAACACAATTTGCCTAAAGCTCTTTCTGCACCATTACACCAACTACCAGGAGGTGTTTGAGTAATCTCATGTAGACGTTGCTGAGTTTGCCACAGGCAAAAGTGAATTGAACGAGGAAATTGTCGGTCTAAAATTAAAAATTCGGCGACGCTACTAGGAGTAATATAGTGCTGAGATTTTCGGTACATTTCGTAAGCACTAGCAGACTTGAGTAGAGCCATCCATTGAATCCGATCCAAGGGAGTACCAACCCATTCGACAGAGGGTAATAGCAGAAAGTATTTCACATCTACAATCCGAGTGGTTTTATCGGCTCGTTCTAGTAATCTACCCATTTGTCCAAACTGCCAACCTTCGTTATGAGACATGGTAGCATCCATCACTCCTGCAAAACGATGGCTCGCCATTTTCACTTTACTAAATAGTTTTGGCAAGGCTTTAAAAGAACTACCAGCAGAAACCTCTTTGACCATTAAATAGAAAGAATTGACTTCCTCCCACATTTCCGAGGAGATCACTTCACGAATTGAGCGCGCATTTTCTCTGGCTTTGCTTAAACAAGAAATAATCGAGTTTTCATAGCTAGTATCAAAGCAAAGAAACTGAATAACATTGCGATTATTTACTTCCTCATAGCGACTATTAAACTGATCTAAGTCTCCTGTAACCGAAATTAAAGGTTTCCATTGGGGAGAAACTCCCTCTGGTAAATCTAAGATCAAATTAAGATTGACATCGATAAAACGAGCAACATTTTCTGCCCTTTCGATATAGCGATTTAACCAGTAAATTGAATCAGCTACTCTGCTTAACATTGTTGGTAGTTCGTTGTTAATGATTAGTTTAGTTGAGAATCCAGGTATCTTTACTCCCGCCACCCTGAGAAGAGTTAACCACCAAAGAACCTTTGGTTAGCGCTACACGAGTCAATCCGCCTGGATGCACATAAATCTCGTCACCACGATGCAAAATATAGGGACGTAAATCTACATGTCTGCCTTCTACCTTGCCATCAATCAGGGTTGGTACTCGCGAAAGACTAAGAGTCGGCTGGGCAATATAGTTACGAGGATTCGCCTTAATTTTTTCGGCAAATTCTGCTCTTTCGACGCTTGTAGATTTTGTGCCGATTAACATGCCATAACCACCCGCTTCGTTAGCTGCTTTAACCACTAACTTATCTAAATTATCTAAGACATAATGGCGATCGCTTTCTCTCCAGCAAAGATAAGTAGGAACATTGGCTAAAATGGGTTCTTCTCCTAAGTAATAGCGAATCATCTCAGGAACATAAGCATAGACCACCTTATCATCTGCCACTCCTGTTCCTGGGGCATTGGCAAGAGCAACTCTACCCTGCTGATAAACATTCATTAATCCTGGTACACCCAGAAGGGAATTGGGATTAAATGCTAAAGGATCGAGAAAATTATCATCAATGCGACGATAAACTACATCGACTCGCTTTAAGCCTTTCGTTGTCCGCATTTGCAGATAGCCATCTGCTACCACTAAATCCCTTCCTTCCACTAGTTCAATTCCCATTTGTTGTGCCAAAAAGGAATGTTCATAATAGGCAGAATTGTAGATTCCTGGAGTTAAAAGCACTACCATCGGTTCTGGTAACTGGGGTGGTGCTAGGTTGAGTAAGGTTTCTAATAGCTGACTGGGATAATCATCGACAGGCTTAACCGTCATATCCCGAAATATTTCAGGAAAGGTACTCTTCATTACCCGCCGATTTTCTAGGACATAAGATACACCAGAAGGCGATCGCAAATTATCTTCTAAAACATACCACTTGCCATCTCGATCTCTGACTAAATCTGTCCCTGTAATATGACACCAGACACCAGCAGGCGCTTTGACTCCCAAACAAGGTTTAAGAAAACCCGAAGCAGTTTGGATAATCTCTGCGGGCATTTTGCCGTCCTTAATGATATTCTGCTCTCCATAAACATCAGCGAGAAAGAAGTTTAAAGCCTGAATGCGCTGCTTTAGACCTCGTTCTAACTCTAACCATTCATCACCATCAATGATGCGGGGAATAATATCAAATGGAAAAATTTTTTCCACCCCTTGATTATCGCTATAAACATTAAATGTTACCCCCAATTTAAACAACGCTATTTCTGCTGTTTGACGCTGTTGTTCTAACTGTTGCATACCCAGCTCAATCATGTGTCTAATTAAATCAGCACAGTGCGATCGCGGCTTACCTAATTCTAGAAACAGCTCGTCATAAAAGTTTTCTGGGTCGTAAGCTTCAAATGCCATGTATACTCGCTTAGCTCCAATACTCAGGATTTTCAGCCATAATTTTTAATCTTATCTAGATCAATTCTGAGGTTATGTTCGTTGTGAACTTTGTAACTTGTAATATTTTTCAGACAAGTTTTCAGCTGTCGAAGCAGGAGGCGATCGCTCGATCAATCTAAAACTGATAATTTATGTTTTAAAAGTTAGATTTAATTTTGTCTAGATGACTGGTCTACTATAATTAATTTAGTATGAAACGAACCAGCAAACGCCATGAATTGATTTGTGTTGGTAGTAATTTAATCGCTCAACGAGGATTCAATGCTGCCAGTATTAATGAGCTTTTGAGTAGAACAAACGTGCCGAAAGGTTCGTTTTACTATTATTTTGCGAGCAAAGAAGATTTTGGGTTAGCCATCATTGATGATTTTGCTAGTAGATGTCAAGAGCAACTAAAAAGCTGTTTGGAGAACGAGCAGTATACTCCTTTGACCAGGTTACGTAACTATTTTGAATTAAAGATTGTCGATCTAGAAAGCTGTGACTGTATTGATGGCTGTCTAATTGGTAATCTAGCTCAAGAATTATCTGCCCAAAATGAACTATTCCGCGATCGCTTAAAGCAAGTATTTAATAGTTGGGAACGATCTTTTGCTCAATGCTTAGATGCTGCAAAAGTAGCAGGAGAATTAGAAGATTATAATCATTCTGGTCACTTAGCGAAGTTTATTTTATCTAGTTGGCAAGGAGCAATTCTACAGGCAAAAGTCGAAAAATCGATAGTACCCCTGAAAACTTGCGTCACAATTTTGTTTGAACGAGTACTTAAATAATTGCCATTCAAATGCTGTTTTTTTATTTGCTTAACTTTACTTAATAAAGAAAAAAGCTAAAAAGTTTGTGACAGAAAATTCTATATAATAAAGAGTTCATAGTACAAGCCGACCTGAACCCCAGGGTCTGCGATCGCGTTTTTTCAAATCATCATGCTTAATCCAAATTTGGAAGCAATAGAACTCAATAAAGAAGAATATCAACGATATTCGCGTCACATCATCCTGCCAGAGGTAGGATTAGACGGTCAAAAACGCCTTAAAGCAGCTAGTGTTCTTTGCATTGGTAGCGGTGGTCTTGGTTCGCCACTATTACTGTATTTAGCAGCAGCAGGTATCGGCAGAATTGGCTTGGTAGACTTCGATATTGTCGATAGTTCTAATTTACAGCGTCAAATTATTCACAGTGAATCCTGGGTAGGCAAACCAAAGATTCAATCAGCCAGAGACCGCATTCTCAGTATCAATCCTCATTGCCAAGTAGATTTATACGAAACGGCAATCAGTTCGGCAAACGCTTTAGAAATTCTCGAACCCTATGATGTAGTAATTGACGGTACAGATAATTTCCCCACCCGTTATTTGACCAACGATGCTTGCGTCTTACTAGATAAACCTAACGTTTACGGTTCGATCTTCCGTTTTGAAGGACAGGCAACGGTCTTTAACTATCAAGGAGGCCCCAACTATCGCGATCTCTATCCTGAACCACCACCACCAGGAATGGTTCCCTCTTGTGCAGAAGGAGGAGTTTTAGGCGTTCTTTGTGGCATTATTGGTACGATTCAGGCAACGGAGACAATTAAGATTATTCTGGGTGCAGAGAATACCCTTAGTGGCAGATTGCTGCTTTATAATGCCTGGGACATGAAGTTTCGTGAGCTAAAGCTACGTCCTAACCCCGAACGACCAGTAATTGAAAAACTGATTGATTACCAGGAATTCTGTGGTATTCCTCAAGCTGCTGCGGCGGAACAAGCAGCTAGTAATGCGATCGCTGAAATGACTGTTCAGGATCTCAAACAACTAATGGACAGCGGTAAAAACGACTTTGTGCTGTTAGATGTGCGCAATCCCAACGAATACGAAATTGCCAAAATTGCGGGTTCAGTTTTAATTCCCTTACCAGAATTAGAGGACGGTAGTGCAATTGAGAAAGTGAAAGAACTAGTTAATGGTCATCGTCTCATTGCTCATTGTAAGCTGGGAGGTCGCTCTGCTAAAGCCTTAAATATTCTCAGAGCAGCTGGGATTGAAGGTACTAACGTTAAGGGTGGAATTATTGCTTGGAGTCAAGAAATTGATTCGAGTATTCCCCAATACTAGCTCTGTTGTTGATTGCTGACTTGCACTTGCCAAACTGCACTAGTCTAGAGGGATGAAGGAAGCAAACTAAGAGAACAATTTATCAACTCGCTATGAACATTGAACATTGAACAATTGATTAATCAGGTTTAAGACCTCTTTTCATTGCTCATTGCTCATTGCTCATTGCTCACTGTTGAATGCTGTTCTCGATCCTTTATCCCTTAAAAGTTTTTATTACTTCCGATTTTGACAAGCTAGCTTTAGTATAGTTGTGAGTTAAAAA is a window from the Pleurocapsa minor HA4230-MV1 genome containing:
- a CDS encoding TetR/AcrR family transcriptional regulator gives rise to the protein MKRTSKRHELICVGSNLIAQRGFNAASINELLSRTNVPKGSFYYYFASKEDFGLAIIDDFASRCQEQLKSCLENEQYTPLTRLRNYFELKIVDLESCDCIDGCLIGNLAQELSAQNELFRDRLKQVFNSWERSFAQCLDAAKVAGELEDYNHSGHLAKFILSSWQGAILQAKVEKSIVPLKTCVTILFERVLK
- a CDS encoding SDR family oxidoreductase codes for the protein MRVFVAGATGKTGQHIVRQLIDKDISVTALVRNLEQARTILPETTKLIEGDVLNPATFESSLSDCSALICATGASPSLDPTGPYKVDYEGTKNLVDAAQRQGIEHFVLVSSLCTSKFFHPLNLFWLILYWKKQAENYIQASGIPYTIVRPGGLKEEDNADNIIMSQADTLFDGSIPRQKVAQVCVESLSQPTAKSAIVEIVASPDATSKSWSELFAGAILAS
- a CDS encoding transglutaminase family protein, encoding MLYQISHQTIYSFPQPVILKPHLLRLRPRSDRFNQLQSFTLSVLPLTQGSSDFIDLDGNNLIKLWFDRPTNKLSIQTLARVETSCTNPFTYLLEPWAITLPFDYPSSVLQQLEPYLRPYSFVQDSSALELAQEIAIATQGNTLNFLFTLNQRIYQDCQYIIRDIGEPFPAGVTWRDKQGSCRDYAVLFMEVCRAIGIAARFVSGYQEGDSTQQSRDLHAWVEVYLPGAGWRGYDPTLGLIVSDRHIPLAASAIPRYAAAVEGAVVPVVIGANAIAELQAQISLTVL
- a CDS encoding DUF1997 domain-containing protein, with the translated sequence MQSKFINHSQNTFLEISSSDSMQLTYTDSIEQQRTFAFKVSFNGRMDMYSDLDTVAKYLDAHEGWFCRCAQPMKVEPVADNGYILTVGKFGSFGYEVEPKIAVVLNPPVDRVYLMQTIPLPDCDEAYEVNYRAKMKLQEVAVDACQTSSKGLFNQQTNIPQLITEVSWGLDLQVKVEFPQFISKLSPNLIQATGDRLLAQIVRQISPRLTYKVQQDFHNSHSLPMPPKSSRQLHKVTHPQQYAV
- the moeB gene encoding molybdopterin-synthase adenylyltransferase MoeB, which codes for MLNPNLEAIELNKEEYQRYSRHIILPEVGLDGQKRLKAASVLCIGSGGLGSPLLLYLAAAGIGRIGLVDFDIVDSSNLQRQIIHSESWVGKPKIQSARDRILSINPHCQVDLYETAISSANALEILEPYDVVIDGTDNFPTRYLTNDACVLLDKPNVYGSIFRFEGQATVFNYQGGPNYRDLYPEPPPPGMVPSCAEGGVLGVLCGIIGTIQATETIKIILGAENTLSGRLLLYNAWDMKFRELKLRPNPERPVIEKLIDYQEFCGIPQAAAAEQAASNAIAEMTVQDLKQLMDSGKNDFVLLDVRNPNEYEIAKIAGSVLIPLPELEDGSAIEKVKELVNGHRLIAHCKLGGRSAKALNILRAAGIEGTNVKGGIIAWSQEIDSSIPQY
- a CDS encoding alpha-E domain-containing protein, with the protein product MLSRVADSIYWLNRYIERAENVARFIDVNLNLILDLPEGVSPQWKPLISVTGDLDQFNSRYEEVNNRNVIQFLCFDTSYENSIISCLSKARENARSIREVISSEMWEEVNSFYLMVKEVSAGSSFKALPKLFSKVKMASHRFAGVMDATMSHNEGWQFGQMGRLLERADKTTRIVDVKYFLLLPSVEWVGTPLDRIQWMALLKSASAYEMYRKSQHYITPSSVAEFLILDRQFPRSIHFCLWQTQQRLHEITQTPPGSWCNGAERALGKLCSRLSYLTIEDIIQSGLHEFLDDMQSSINEVGKEIYTTFIALSDSFCAIPNKPSNDLQLSSASNTQASSAEIASPQRSL
- a CDS encoding circularly permuted type 2 ATP-grasp protein — protein: MAFEAYDPENFYDELFLELGKPRSHCADLIRHMIELGMQQLEQQRQTAEIALFKLGVTFNVYSDNQGVEKIFPFDIIPRIIDGDEWLELERGLKQRIQALNFFLADVYGEQNIIKDGKMPAEIIQTASGFLKPCLGVKAPAGVWCHITGTDLVRDRDGKWYVLEDNLRSPSGVSYVLENRRVMKSTFPEIFRDMTVKPVDDYPSQLLETLLNLAPPQLPEPMVVLLTPGIYNSAYYEHSFLAQQMGIELVEGRDLVVADGYLQMRTTKGLKRVDVVYRRIDDNFLDPLAFNPNSLLGVPGLMNVYQQGRVALANAPGTGVADDKVVYAYVPEMIRYYLGEEPILANVPTYLCWRESDRHYVLDNLDKLVVKAANEAGGYGMLIGTKSTSVERAEFAEKIKANPRNYIAQPTLSLSRVPTLIDGKVEGRHVDLRPYILHRGDEIYVHPGGLTRVALTKGSLVVNSSQGGGSKDTWILN
- a CDS encoding DUF4079 domain-containing protein; amino-acid sequence: MAFEIPDGIKTWSQFGHPILMWVLLGLTVYALYLGLQYKKVRTADKETRKELVKQKFGERHHQAGSLLLALMVVGNIGGMAITYINNGKLFVGPHLLAGLGMTSLIAVSASLVPLMQKGNSLARTTHVSLNIVLLGLFGWQAVTGMQIVQKIVDRLMS